In Aedes albopictus strain Foshan chromosome 3, AalbF5, whole genome shotgun sequence, the genomic window aactgcACTACAATATCACATGCAAGATCTTGTAAGGAATACAAACAGAACTTCATACATATGCATAAATAAAATAAACACAAGGCTTTCAGCATGCTCACTGAACATTTTAAAGAAAACTCCGCCAAAAGTTTCATCAAGAGTTCTAAAAATGCCCAATTAATTTTGCCAAtaatataatgaaaaaaaaaatcatttttttttttattttccaggaGCACTTCAAACTCCTGTTTGAAGTTTAGTCACCTGAATCATATGTTAAAAAAAGCAACACTAATAAGTAACTCTATATAGGCGATTAATGAATTTGCGAACATACCTTTATGGACTACACATTTTATTGTCTCCAATAACACAGAGCTTTAGACGCTATTTTAGATATCAACTTGTTCTACTCACTGACAAGATTTCAGGACgatgaaaatagttgaaaatagtgactttttaacagaaaaagtgactttagttgaaaagtcttgaaaatagtgacttacacataaatagtgaccaagtcactaaatagtgactcgctaccaggcctgaaaTAGACCTGTCCTAAGATAAGCACAGTTATTGCACTACTACTGCAGCGgaattcaaagaaatttaaaaataattatttttaatttttcttttgcATAAAGAAGTGATGCTGAATGGCTATTATACCCAATTGTATATTTGTATTAAATTTAAATTAGTGTTTCAAGATTGAACATGGTTTTTCTTGCTGCTTCTTGCATTTATCCATTTGTTGGTAAATGGGTAAGAAGAGAACGCAGCAACTTAGAATAAATTGAATCTACTTCATTGAACAAtcgtacatacaggggatggccaaaatgtttgggataggcaactttttttctctcgcaaaaaaaatcaacatgctgtaacttttcatagagtgcatcaaaaaatctcaaattttgactgtttgtcaacctattatatgtgcatcattggtacaaatttgggctcgattgattcatatttcgcgaagttggaaccgttcgggtaaaacactattttttagacaactcatttttgaactgtcatatctcggacaccagtgaaccgaattgaatgaattttttaacgtttatcaacaatatattgatacttaatacgatgttataaaatgttatattttctcacggcgaattaagttataccgggttgaaatttttatccatatagaggaaaatgagtcaaatttacaataccacacaaaaaatattaaatgtgttctttcatCAATCAAAATAGgctttaatatatctgattagagataatttgagaacagaagtggaaaatctttggatatcaacactaaaatttattgacattgatgtgaaaaaaatacattttttcgagaaaagtccaaaaagtgtcaatccatgataacttttttcaatgtttaaaaagtacctatcttttaatagtttgtgaagcatttacatattgttagtgtacgttcaaaatttcattcaattcggttcactggtttccgagatatgacagctcaaaaatgagttgtctgaaaaatagtgttttacccgaacggttctaactttgcgaaagatttatcaatcgagcccaaatttgtaccaatgatgcacatataataggttgacaaacagtcaaaatttgagattttttgatgcgctctataaaaagttatagcatgttgaaattttttgtgagagaaaaaaagttgcctatcccaaacattttggccatcccctgtatgtaattATGTATTTGCACTTTAGTTTCGATAACCCGCTTGATCAATTCCAGAGTTGaaggaaatattttgtattttgaaaaaattgtaaaaaaaaatcaatttagtcCCGACTTACGTTTGAGTTTGCACAGGCCTTACGACTGCTTAGCTTTCAGGGAAAATATGTAACATTGATAGCTGAAGTCTACTTACCCTTGTACGTAAGTGCACCGGGGCTCCGGTGGCCGGAGATGGCATGCTCAGGGGAAATATGCCGGATGGGGGGCGATAGGGTCGCCGAAAGGGATTTACTACCACCGCCCCCAGGACCAGCGCCGGGTGTCGTACAGTGAAGCGAGCCCGAGCCCCGCACCACAAGCGAGCTCACCGGAACAAACGCCTTCATTGGCTCGTTCTGTTTGCGTACTCGGCTGGACATTTTTCTTCCACTTGTGTTTCACTATCACTTTGGGTTCCGCTGCTGCACTGCTGCTTCTCTACTACTGCTGACGACAGATTTCACTTGCACTTCTTGCACAATATTCATCCGCTTCTGGCCGAggtaaaaatcaaattttatacacTTTTCCGCTTCGGAAATACCGACAATCTAACACCGTCCAATCGCTGGCTATTCGGAGCACATTTTCAACCACTTTAACACACGAGACACGGCACTAGCAAGCCCGAAAATCGCAGACATTACATTTTTTCCGACGATTCCGATTTTCTTCCTGAACAACTCCAGAGAAATTGGCCTTTGTTCGTCGTTCGCCTTCCACTCCAAAAGCTGATGGATGTCGACGGGAAAAGATGGAAGCGAAAAAAATAAAAGCGACTTCCAAAAGTTTGACAGTGCGacacaatgaggtacagatacaggtggcgcagataaacattgcaaaccactggttgtctcttttcttctcccgctgatcaaatgcaactcaattagtgacgtcactaattgagttgcatttgatcagcgggagaagaaaagagacaaccagtggtttgcaatgtttatctgcgccacctgtatctgtacctcattgagtGCGACAGTGCGAAAAATGTGAGATGTGAGCAACCACTTCACACTGGTCaacaaaagtgttatttttgaaGATGATTAACctgcactgaaaggcggcttgcagtaatgacaagcataacaatgtttttaaatttaccatggcaaaacatgatcatcgacccaccaacgcttcttgtgtgcgttttgtttcttctcacattaaccggttcgatagctgagtggtagcgtgcgagacaggtgatgtcaaggttcttggttcgaatccggttgccaacagaaacttttttttaattgggttctttaggagtatccggattatttcataatcggattcaccgcccaacaattagtcgaaatccaaaatttcataattttcggagttcgggaactatttttaaaatgcatttaaagtttgtatgggtaattttttttgttcgggtcgaactgtcactttagcgattgaactgtcattctatccacaaaaattaaaattgttttgttaatttaaccatcaaaacaaaggtattggaatccaataaaatcacgttatacttagaaaatgagctctttcgattaggctatagaaaatagcaatattttattcactaaacaacccaattgaaaatcgagtccatggtaaaattgaaaacataattctgttgaaatgaaacgaaaatcagtctgcacaaatttagtggctcttgggcgttgtgtatttaaattgaccctcagaataataattttcaccgcaagccgccgttcagtgtgggcttgttaggggaatatctgtaaatattaTGGCggcagcaccaaaccgaatagcgtcgttttgactagcgacactttttgactagcgacactttttttcagtaccgggtgtagtgcgctgtgtgcgttcaatgatgcactacCATATTCatcacttccgatgtatgttgtaaacaacccacgattatcaaaaatatttttctcaaaaaaagttttttgaattCCAACCAAATCcataataaaaagaaaatcgcgttaagtactgttcctttgaattccatccTCGAGTCAAgtcacaagacactgaagacgaccttacagttgaggtcgaaatacgtatctgtcaaaggatgcacattcttagtggaattcaaaggaacagtacttaacgcaagACTTAACGTGttatttttgcaatttggcatcacctTTAAAAAGTCTGTTTGCAAACATAAATTCTATAAAACTGCCCACATATAAAAATTATGCCTatcaatataccgcatttagttcaccactggactgcgcacacatatattttatgaagaaatttaatATAAAagatattgcatcttgctttgctttatagattaccgtgcaaatgttcaatcgtctaaaatatttgttcacacgccaAACATcaaggaaagtagcaagtaaacaaaccgattattccatgcaccacccaaaaagtgtaaccgacgcttaaaatttctagcaatgaaacgaaccaatgtatgctgaaacttgtgggaacatattgtggtgtgacaaaaaaattctgcagggggtcgaatacggtgcaaaaaatgcAATACCCATGGGTTTATTTCGGCTCGGCAAAACTCGAGGCAAAAAAGTGTCGCTCCCCTTAGCGTTTAGTATATTTAGAGATGTGAACAGTTTACCATTTGTTCTTCTTTTGGCCCTTTTGAAAAATAGGATCCTTCTTCATTTGACGTTTTCCATTTTCCGTCTGATCGATGCTGTGCCGCTGCCGACGCCGACGACTGTTTATTTTAGTAAATTTTACGGAGTGAAAAACTTGAAAAATAGCGAAAAAAGTGCTGCATTTGTTGGAATATTGCGTCACAGTTTCTTCTGAAAGCTTGTAGAACGAGGTAAGCATCAAATTATTGCAGTAAATAGTCGATTTTACAGAGATATCATTCTTAGATAGTGTAGGAGAGTTTGCGGGATGGATCCTCCGAAAGAACCAACAAAACCTGGTTTGGAAGCGGATTCGGATGCAGCACTAGCTGCATCTGCTGCAAATGCTGTGGAGCAATGGCGTACGTATCAGAATGCGTATGCGTTGTATCAACAGCAGCAAGCTGCTTACGAGCAGTACATGCAAAAACAGGCCACTATCACTACTTATGAAGAACAGCAGGCAGCCTACAATCAGTACCTGGAGGCCCACAATAGCTACCAGAAGCAACTGGAACAATACGAACAACATAAGGCGTATCAGGAATACTACACGAGTGGAGCGGCGGTTGATCCTGCTGCCTATTACCCGGCAACTACGACGGCATACCCACATGGTGCTGCTGGAGCCGTGGTTCCTCCGGTATTCACCACTCCACTGGCGCATGTCGATCAGTTCTACAACAAAGCAAATGATCACCGGCGTGATCCTTCCACGCTGAAAGATCGATCTTATGTTTCCAAGCGTGCCAAGGCTTATACATCTACTAATTATTATGGTAAGGAACTAGCGATAAACTTCCGGTGTCATCCCAATTAAATTATTCCCGTTTCAGCCAATCCGGACGACGAGCAGCTCTTCCCACCGGAATTGAAGGCATTGTTTAGAGATCTGGACTGTGGTCTGTGCAAGAGCAAAATGAATTCCCACATCTCCGCCAACGTGCACTATCAATCGAAGGTGCACGAGAAGAAAATCATCCAATGGCTGACGGACTGGTGCGAGCGTACCGGAACACCTATGCCGTATCGGGCCAAGCGGAAGCCCGTACCGGTGGAACCGGTTGGGCCAAATTCATTGCGCTGTGAGGCATGTGATTTGCCGCTGACTTCGATCCAGCATGCCAATCAGCACTACACTGGAAAACGGCACCGAATGGTGGTTAGCGGCAAGAAAACCCCGGCCGGCAGGGGCTACTTCAACAAGGATGGCCAATGGACTAGACGGTGAGTTTTGTTATTGGACATTACTGGATTGGAATTGTTTGTATTTTATTTATAACCCTTACGATGTTCCTAATTGAATCAATTGAAATTGTTGAACTAGATTCAAAGTTGTCACGGACGAATCAAATACTTGCTTGAAAATGCTTTTGTCTGCAATATATATTTGTGCGCATAGTCGATCGTTTTTAATTTCTAGAACATTTTTATTAGCTCTTTGCAAAAAAGTTTTCTACAGGGGTTCAGACAGAAATTTACTcggggaggggttttcgatgaaCAATTTATAAGTTATGTATTCTTAACTCGATTTAAGTTTGATAATAATTGATGTTTTAATGATCAACACGATGTAAAGCCATAATATTGTTTCGAAGAAGATATAGTATCTGTTAAGTTGGTTCAACCACACTCAAGGCACTGTGCTTCAGAGCAGATCAAAAGACCTTGTTTTCGTTGATCAGCTTGAACTAAAAATATCTTTATTTAATATGTTTATATTACAACTTCAATACAATTCACTTACAATTATCAATGCCGTAatactattcaaaaaaaaaatgggttcAAACCGCTCTACTTCGTTTCGATTAACTCTACTCTGTTTCGATTAACTTATTTTTCAATCTACTTAACTCGCTTCAACTGAAGGAGCCCACCAATCTATCTTCCTCCTTTTTTATACATTCCGTCCAACTAAATAGCGACTGCATTGATCTAGGGTGACCAATATTTACTGGCGCGTCAACCGTAACATTTAggaggggtggccaaaatgtttgggataggcaacttttcttTCTCACACAAAAAAGTACAACtgttacttttcatagagtgcatcaaacattctcaaattttgactgcttgtcatcctattatatgtgcattagacctcttcataaaaaatgaaatttctcgaattcagccagtcacccccacatcttaattctaatgctaaaacaaactgctggtcaaattttcagctaaattggtgaagatttcgaggtgcctcaagtcagaAATGTgttttttgatcattttttacctttaaaaatgcccatgaaggctagaagccatataaaatgtcgcggccgccagtaaatgaaagttttttctattccttacaacttttgtgaacattatgtgctgatcggagaatgttttgatcatatttattcgatttttagtcatgcaagtaccctaaaaagttacatttttcaacagttcttgttctacgaaattcaaacacacaacttttataacaagtaccaaatcattaaataattacccacatttttctgaacaatattgccatacatcattttcttatccgatctacgaaaaaaatcacaaaaatcgaaaagtagaagcttgcctgagttttttgatatctggggttgacgcaactgttggcagacagaataatcaaacatagtagctttgctttttcttgatgattgcgatgattgatcattgattcaagtgacaggtaggcacaagcaaacattgctttaacaaaagtgacgtataatgtgtcacagtagaatgtgaggattggctcagatggtaaggctatggattggcaaaccaaaggttcaaagtttgagtatcgtcatttttatcgtattttttatcatcatgctgaaaatatcaacctgcacttgaaatgcaaaataaacgaatcaattcattattcattggtacaaatttgagctcaattggtgattgtttcgcaaagctagaaccgttcccgtaaaacactatttttaagacaactaatttttaactgtcatatcttctaaaccagtgaatcgaatttaatgaaattttaagtATTCATTAAcaatatacatacatttatttgttcaacatcaaatttaagacaagacaaaatcaacaacagtacgccacaatactcggtttgtggctgccgttctccatcctcggtcgggcccaatgctcgccaagtcacgctccacctggtccgcccatcgtgctctgcgctccacgccttcttgtgccagccggatcagttgcaaacaccagctttgcagggttgttgtccggcattctctcaacatgccctgcccagtgcccaccgtatccttccggctttggccgccaccttctggatgctggcttcgccgtaaaatgcagcgagctcgtggttcatccttcttcgccacacactgttctcctgcacaccgccgaagatcgtccttagcacgcgtcgctcgaaaactgtgCTTgtgggtcctcctcgagcatggtccatgtctcgtgcccgtagaggaccaccggtcgtattagcgtcttgtacaaggtacaattggtgcgggggtgaacctTTTTGACCGCAGgttcttctggagtccgtagtaggcacgacttccactgatgatgcaccttcatatttcacggctcacgttattgtcagccgtttgcaaggaaccgaggtagacgaattcttctaccacttcgaaaatatccccgtctatcgtaacatcgctgccaaggtttgtcctgtctcgctcagtcccacctaccagcatgtttgGCTTcacatttcaggcgggtgtacagttctgccaccgttccaaatgttctagcaataatatccatatcatccgcaaaacagacaaattggccggatttcgtgaagatcgtacctctgctgttgagcccggctcgtcgcataacaccttccagagcgatgttgaatagtaggcagcttgtcatagtccccgtcgagattcgaatgaactgtatAGTTCACCTGAAATTATTACGctattctgcacaccgtccatcgttgctcttataagtctggtaagcttcccagggaagccgttttcgtccatgattctccatagctctgcgcggtcgatactgtcgtatgccgctttgaagtcgatgaacaggtgatgcgttgggacctggtattcacggcatttctggaggatttgtcgtacggtaaagatctggtccgatgtcgacgggccgtcgatgaagccagcttgataacttcccacgaactcattcgttttaggtgacagacgacggaagatgatctgggatagcattttgtagtcatcattcaaaataatgatcgccttgaagttctcacattccaaatggtcgcctttcttgtgaatggggcagattacccctacctccggtagctgttcggtttcccagatcctgactatcagccgatgcagacaggtggccaacttttctgggcccatcttgatgagttcagctgcgataccatccctaccagctgctttgttggttttgagctggcgaatggcatccttaatttccctcagcgtgggagttggttcatttccgtcctccgctgcactagcgtcgtcgtttcctccgttgccgtgggctcccgtacctacgttctccacgtcgttcaggtgctgatcgaagtgctgcttccacctttcgatcacctcacgtccgtccgtcaagaggcctccgtctttatccggTCTTtatttcgactcgcggcacgaagccgttgcgggatgctttgagcttctgatagaacttccgtgtttctttagaacagcacagcagttccatttcttcacactccgcttcttccaagcggcactttttctcccgggtctgctgtttccgcttctgtttgtaacgttccacgttctctcgagtcccttgctgcagcattaccgccctcgctgcgttcttctcctccaaaaccgttctgcactcttcgtcgaaccattcgttccgtcaattccgttccacgtacccgatggtgctctcgtctgcgtcgttgatggctgctttcactgttatccagcagtcttctagaggggtcttatcgagctcgccctcgtctggcaacgcggccccgAGATTCtccgcgtatgctgaggcgacaaccGGTTGTTTGAGTCGCTCTAggctgtaccgtggcggtcgccggtaccgtacattgttgatgacagaaagttttgggcgcagtttgaccatcaccagatagtggtcggagtcgatgttggcgccacgataggtcctgacgtcgacaatgtcggagaagtgccttccgtcaatcagaacgtggtcgatttgagattccgtctgctgtggtgatctccaggtgtaacgataagggaggctgtgttggaaaaaggtgctacgtatggccatatttttggaggcggcgaaatcaatgagtcgtaggccgttttcgttcgtctgctggtgggcgctgaacctaccaatcgtcggtctgaattcctcc contains:
- the LOC115253715 gene encoding uncharacterized protein LOC115253715, which produces MDPPKEPTKPGLEADSDAALAASAANAVEQWRTYQNAYALYQQQQAAYEQYMQKQATITTYEEQQAAYNQYLEAHNSYQKQLEQYEQHKAYQEYYTSGAAVDPAAYYPATTTAYPHGAAGAVVPPVFTTPLAHVDQFYNKANDHRRDPSTLKDRSYVSKRAKAYTSTNYYANPDDEQLFPPELKALFRDLDCGLCKSKMNSHISANVHYQSKVHEKKIIQWLTDWCERTGTPMPYRAKRKPVPVEPVGPNSLRCEACDLPLTSIQHANQHYTGKRHRMVVSGKKTPAGRGYFNKDGQWTRRHAVSDGDPDRFGIGQSFANKNHYSVSEAKRMRLEPPPAVPEGLLEGTNIDPAISSVPITTSVAPPVSVIPQPVVVPPYAPPVVVAPVVQPAKTLEAEVRKKESADCVDDSGVFCKVCQIAVTSAAVMETHLKGVKHLKKLKSIGRMPPPSRNSSSSAKGGCNAETILAALTSPQPAQMDWSLYRMPSGKYYCKTCNCIMADEKLFSQHWYGKKHKLKAKQEMEDASGIDKKPKSIGYRRFKKPFVQ